One stretch of Garciella nitratireducens DSM 15102 DNA includes these proteins:
- a CDS encoding acyl-CoA mutase large subunit family protein — protein sequence MFDQEKLKKLQTSKKEWEAGKLKGILEKRPERKEKFKSGSGEKVERLYTPLDIGQADYEKDLGFPGEFPYTRGVQPTMYRGKLWTMRQYAGFSTAEESNKRYQYLLEQGTTGLSVAFDLPTQIGYDSDHPLSEGEIGKVGVAIDSLADMEVLFNEIPLDKVSTSMTINAPASILLAMYIAVAEKQGIPSDKLRGTIQNDILKEYIARGTYIFPTKPSMRLITNIFEYCHEQVPKWNTISISGYHIREAGATAVQEVAFTLADGIAYVQAAIDAGLDVDDFAPRLSFFFNAHNDLLEEVGKFRAARRLWAKIMKERFGAKNPKSLMLRFHTQTGGSTLTAQQPDNNIVRVAIQTLAAVLGGTQSLHTNSRDEALALPTEESVRIALRTQQIVAYESGVAETVDPLAGSYYIESITNKIEKEAMEYITKIDNLGGAARAIDQGYIQKEIQDSAYNYQKEIEKGERIVVGVNKFQIKEPAPSGLLKVDPSVGEAQKQKLAKLKTNRDNEAVRRSLLELKQVAQGDGNLMPPILKAVKTYATLGEICGVLREVFGEYEQSIVL from the coding sequence ATGTTTGATCAAGAAAAGTTGAAAAAGCTTCAAACATCAAAAAAAGAATGGGAAGCAGGTAAACTAAAAGGGATATTAGAAAAGAGACCTGAGAGGAAGGAAAAATTTAAATCAGGATCAGGGGAAAAAGTAGAAAGATTGTATACTCCACTTGACATAGGGCAGGCAGATTATGAGAAGGATTTAGGATTTCCAGGAGAATTTCCTTATACAAGAGGAGTTCAACCTACTATGTATAGGGGAAAACTTTGGACTATGCGTCAATATGCAGGTTTTTCTACAGCCGAGGAATCTAATAAACGATATCAATATTTATTAGAGCAAGGAACAACGGGTTTAAGTGTGGCTTTTGATTTACCAACTCAAATTGGATATGATTCTGATCATCCTTTATCTGAAGGAGAGATAGGCAAGGTGGGAGTAGCCATTGACTCTTTAGCCGATATGGAAGTTTTATTTAATGAGATTCCTTTAGATAAAGTAAGTACTTCTATGACCATCAATGCTCCAGCATCTATATTATTGGCAATGTATATTGCTGTAGCTGAAAAACAAGGGATTCCTTCCGATAAACTAAGAGGAACCATTCAAAATGATATTTTAAAAGAATATATTGCTAGAGGAACTTATATTTTTCCAACAAAGCCTTCCATGAGATTGATTACAAATATTTTTGAATATTGTCATGAGCAAGTACCAAAATGGAACACCATTAGCATCAGTGGATATCATATTAGAGAAGCAGGAGCAACTGCGGTTCAAGAAGTTGCATTTACCTTAGCAGATGGAATTGCCTATGTACAGGCAGCAATTGATGCAGGATTGGATGTGGATGACTTTGCACCTAGATTATCTTTCTTCTTTAATGCCCATAATGATTTATTAGAGGAAGTTGGGAAATTTAGAGCTGCTCGTAGACTTTGGGCAAAGATTATGAAAGAAAGATTTGGGGCTAAAAATCCAAAATCTCTTATGTTACGATTCCATACCCAGACAGGAGGATCCACTCTTACGGCGCAACAACCAGATAATAATATTGTTCGGGTTGCTATTCAAACATTAGCAGCAGTATTAGGAGGAACACAATCTTTACACACCAATTCAAGAGATGAAGCCTTAGCATTACCAACAGAAGAATCTGTTCGAATAGCCCTTCGAACACAACAAATTGTTGCCTATGAAAGTGGAGTAGCGGAGACTGTTGATCCATTAGCAGGTTCTTATTATATAGAAAGTATTACAAATAAGATTGAAAAAGAAGCTATGGAATATATTACAAAGATTGATAATTTAGGAGGGGCAGCACGGGCAATTGATCAAGGATATATTCAAAAAGAAATTCAAGATAGTGCTTACAATTATCAAAAAGAAATTGAAAAGGGAGAAAGAATTGTAGTGGGAGTAAATAAATTTCAAATCAAAGAACCGGCACCATCTGGATTATTAAAGGTAGATCCTTCTGTAGGGGAAGCTCAAAAACAAAAATTAGCTAAACTAAAGACAAATAGGGATAATGAAGCAGTAAGGCGATCTTTACTAGAGCTAAAACAAGTGGCTCAAGGAGATGGAAATCTTATGCCACCGATTCTTAAGGCTGTAAAAACTTATGCTACTTTAGGGGAAATTTGTGGAGTATTAAGAGAAGTATTTGGAGAATACGAACAAAGTATTGTTTTATAG
- a CDS encoding cobalamin B12-binding domain-containing protein, with protein sequence MERPIRVLVAKPGLDGHDRGAKVVARALRDAGMEVIYTGLRQTPEQIVEAAIQEDVDVIAMSILSGAHNHLFPKVMELLKQQNVDDILVVGGGVIPDDDIPALKEAGIAEIFTPGTPTSVTVDFIKKNVKRK encoded by the coding sequence ATGGAAAGACCTATTAGAGTATTGGTGGCGAAGCCTGGTTTAGATGGTCATGATAGGGGAGCAAAGGTAGTAGCTAGAGCGCTTAGAGATGCTGGCATGGAGGTAATTTATACAGGACTTAGACAGACTCCTGAACAAATTGTGGAGGCTGCAATACAGGAGGATGTAGATGTAATTGCAATGAGTATTTTATCTGGAGCACATAACCATCTTTTCCCAAAAGTTATGGAATTATTAAAACAACAAAATGTTGATGATATCTTAGTAGTTGGTGGGGGTGTCATTCCGGATGATGATATTCCGGCATTAAAAGAGGCTGGAATTGCTGAGATCTTTACGCCAGGGACACCTACCAGTGTTACAGTAGACTTTATCAAAAAGAATGTAAAAAGAAAATAA
- the meaB gene encoding methylmalonyl Co-A mutase-associated GTPase MeaB, translating into MELVKQLLTGNRRSLSRLITLVENNDPIAIKALKELYYYTGNAHVIGITGPPGAGKSTLTDKLVKEIRKQDKKIAVIAVDPTSPFTGGAILGDRIRMNDLTVDSNVFIRSMGSRGALGGLAKATLGVVKLCDAFGMDYIFIETVGVGQSEVDIVKAVDTTIMVMVPGLGDDIQAIKAGIMEIGDIFVVNKADREGAQRTVIELEQMLDFCQEDQGWRPPVMSSVANQQIGIKEIIEKIQGHMKYLEESETLKVRRKNNLKSEIIEITKSNIVAQIFNNEDKDHQIDVVTEKVLQKKIDPYTASEDILKSIYQ; encoded by the coding sequence ATGGAATTAGTAAAGCAGTTATTAACGGGCAATAGAAGAAGTCTTTCTAGATTGATTACTTTAGTAGAGAATAATGATCCTATAGCCATAAAAGCTTTAAAAGAATTATATTATTATACAGGCAATGCTCATGTGATAGGGATTACAGGACCTCCTGGAGCGGGGAAAAGTACATTAACAGATAAATTGGTAAAGGAGATTAGAAAGCAAGATAAAAAGATAGCGGTTATTGCAGTAGATCCTACTAGCCCTTTTACTGGAGGTGCAATTTTAGGAGACCGTATTCGTATGAATGATCTCACAGTAGATTCTAATGTTTTTATTCGTAGTATGGGCAGTAGGGGTGCTTTGGGGGGATTGGCTAAGGCTACTTTAGGGGTAGTAAAACTTTGTGATGCTTTTGGCATGGATTATATATTTATTGAAACAGTAGGAGTAGGGCAATCAGAGGTCGATATTGTAAAAGCAGTAGATACTACTATTATGGTAATGGTTCCAGGATTGGGAGATGATATACAGGCAATTAAAGCTGGGATTATGGAAATAGGGGATATTTTTGTAGTTAATAAAGCGGATAGAGAAGGAGCGCAGCGGACAGTTATAGAATTAGAACAAATGTTAGATTTTTGCCAGGAAGATCAGGGATGGAGGCCTCCTGTCATGAGTTCTGTTGCAAATCAACAGATAGGGATAAAAGAAATTATTGAAAAAATTCAAGGGCATATGAAGTATCTAGAAGAATCTGAAACTTTAAAGGTAAGACGAAAAAACAATCTTAAAAGTGAGATTATTGAGATTACCAAAAGTAATATAGTAGCTCAAATTTTTAATAATGAGGACAAAGATCATCAAATTGATGTAGTAACAGAAAAAGTATTACAAAAAAAGATAGATCCTTACACAGCCAGTGAAGATATTTTAAAATCTATTTATCAATAG
- the mce gene encoding methylmalonyl-CoA epimerase, which translates to MIKKIDHVGIAVKSIDKALKLYTDLYGLELAGIEVVEDQKVKTAFLPLGDSEIELLEATDANSAIAKFIEKKGEGIQHIAFRVENVEKALKQAKEKGIRLIDEKPRYGAGGAKIAFLHPKSTQGVLVEFCQRDE; encoded by the coding sequence ATGATAAAGAAAATTGATCATGTTGGAATTGCTGTAAAAAGTATTGATAAAGCTTTGAAATTATACACAGATTTGTATGGATTAGAACTTGCAGGGATTGAGGTAGTAGAAGATCAAAAGGTTAAAACTGCTTTTTTACCCTTAGGAGATTCAGAAATTGAATTACTTGAAGCGACAGATGCTAATAGTGCTATTGCAAAATTTATTGAGAAAAAAGGAGAAGGGATTCAACATATTGCTTTTCGAGTAGAAAATGTAGAAAAAGCTTTAAAACAAGCCAAGGAAAAAGGAATTCGTTTAATTGATGAAAAGCCGAGATATGGTGCAGGTGGGGCTAAAATTGCTTTTTTACATCCAAAATCTACCCAAGGAGTTTTAGTAGAATTTTGCCAACGAGATGAATAG
- a CDS encoding acyl-CoA carboxylase subunit beta, which produces MTNKIEELKNKKEQLQLGGGQKRIEKQHQKGKLFARERLNLLFDEGSFIEIGPFVKHRCTDFGMEKVNTPAEGVITGYGTVDGRLVFAYAQDFTVIGGSLGKMHAEKIVKVMDMAMEMGAPMIGLNDSGGARIQEGVDALSGYGKIFYKNTLASGVIPQITAIMGPCAGGAVYSPAITDFIFMVDQTSQMFITGPGVIKTVTGEEVTAEELGGAMTHNSISGVAHFMSSSDEDCIKDIKRLLSFLPSNNIETAPIYETGDDINRIEEKLNEVVPENPNKPYDMKEVIIAIADNGDFYEVQPHFAQNIIVGFIRINGQSVGIIANQPKMMAGCLDINASDKAARFIRTCDAFNIPILNLVDVPGFLPGINQEYGGIIRHGAKMLYAYSESTVPKVTLITRKAYGGAYIGMCNKELGADLVLAWPGAEIAVMGPDGAANIIFKNDIKEAQDPVKTRKEKIEEYRNKFANPYVAAAKGYIDNVIEPATTRPILASAFEMLSSKRKTKPAKKHGNIPL; this is translated from the coding sequence ATGACAAATAAGATTGAGGAATTGAAAAATAAAAAAGAGCAATTACAATTAGGTGGAGGACAAAAAAGAATAGAGAAGCAACATCAAAAAGGAAAATTATTTGCTAGGGAACGTCTTAATCTATTGTTTGATGAAGGAAGTTTTATAGAAATTGGTCCTTTTGTAAAACATCGATGTACTGATTTTGGGATGGAAAAGGTAAATACACCTGCAGAAGGAGTTATTACTGGATATGGGACAGTAGATGGAAGACTTGTATTTGCTTATGCCCAGGATTTTACAGTAATAGGAGGCTCTCTTGGGAAAATGCATGCTGAGAAGATTGTTAAAGTAATGGATATGGCCATGGAAATGGGAGCACCTATGATTGGTTTAAATGATTCTGGAGGAGCAAGAATTCAAGAAGGAGTAGATGCTCTAAGTGGATATGGTAAAATCTTTTATAAAAACACTCTTGCTTCCGGGGTTATTCCACAAATCACTGCAATTATGGGACCTTGTGCAGGAGGGGCAGTATATTCTCCAGCCATTACAGATTTTATATTTATGGTAGATCAAACTAGTCAAATGTTTATTACAGGACCTGGAGTAATCAAAACGGTTACGGGAGAAGAAGTAACGGCGGAAGAATTAGGGGGAGCGATGACTCATAATTCTATAAGTGGAGTCGCACATTTTATGAGTAGCAGTGATGAAGATTGTATTAAAGATATTAAAAGATTATTAAGTTTTTTACCTTCTAATAATATAGAAACTGCGCCTATTTATGAAACGGGAGATGACATAAATCGAATAGAAGAAAAATTAAATGAGGTAGTTCCTGAAAATCCCAATAAACCTTATGATATGAAAGAAGTTATTATAGCGATAGCAGATAATGGAGATTTTTATGAAGTACAACCACATTTTGCTCAAAATATAATTGTAGGTTTTATTCGAATCAATGGACAATCCGTTGGAATTATTGCTAACCAGCCAAAAATGATGGCAGGGTGTTTGGATATTAATGCATCGGATAAGGCTGCTAGATTTATAAGAACTTGTGATGCTTTCAATATTCCTATTTTGAATCTTGTAGATGTTCCAGGATTTTTACCAGGAATCAATCAAGAATACGGGGGAATTATTCGACATGGTGCTAAAATGTTGTATGCCTATTCAGAATCAACTGTACCAAAAGTAACATTAATTACAAGAAAGGCCTATGGAGGAGCATATATAGGAATGTGTAATAAAGAATTAGGAGCAGATTTAGTACTTGCGTGGCCAGGGGCTGAAATAGCTGTAATGGGGCCAGATGGTGCTGCAAATATTATCTTTAAAAATGATATTAAAGAAGCACAAGATCCTGTTAAAACGAGAAAGGAAAAGATAGAAGAGTATCGAAATAAGTTTGCCAATCCTTATGTAGCTGCAGCAAAAGGATATATAGATAATGTTATTGAGCCAGCTACTACCAGACCTATACTTGCTAGTGCTTTTGAAATGTTATCAAGTAAGAGAAAAACCAAACCAGCAAAGAAACATGGAAATATTCCTTTATAA
- a CDS encoding OadG family protein encodes MLLTEGMSIGEKLISALGITLLGMGIVFIVLIIVSFVLNLLHIVAGEKKKLTVDNVSVNVKSKSISENNIQKKRELGEMVTPTIFKKIDNKELIAVIAAAVSAASETTENKIVIRSIKPVAQNYSAWAAAGRQEQLLTRL; translated from the coding sequence ATGTTATTAACAGAAGGAATGTCAATAGGAGAAAAACTAATCAGTGCATTAGGGATAACCCTTTTAGGAATGGGTATTGTGTTTATTGTATTGATTATTGTTTCTTTTGTACTAAATCTTTTACATATTGTTGCAGGAGAAAAGAAGAAACTTACTGTTGATAATGTATCTGTAAATGTAAAAAGCAAAAGTATTTCAGAGAATAATATACAAAAAAAGAGGGAGTTAGGAGAAATGGTTACGCCTACTATTTTTAAGAAAATAGATAATAAAGAATTGATAGCAGTAATTGCAGCAGCAGTTTCAGCAGCCAGTGAAACGACAGAGAATAAAATAGTAATAAGATCTATTAAACCTGTTGCTCAAAACTATTCTGCATGGGCTGCAGCGGGGAGACAAGAACAATTATTAACCAGACTTTAA
- a CDS encoding biotin/lipoyl-containing protein produces MKKYIINVNGNSYEVEVEEVKENTSTGNKIQYQPSSQSVQRPQQTVQTPKAVPSPSPKVSSKQTKTNGENVTAPMPGTINKILVKSGDTVKKGDVILILEAMKMENEIFAPQDATIVSVEVNEGASVNAGDVLVTFE; encoded by the coding sequence ATGAAAAAATATATCATTAATGTAAATGGAAATTCTTATGAAGTAGAAGTAGAAGAAGTAAAAGAAAATACATCTACTGGAAATAAGATTCAATATCAACCATCTTCTCAATCAGTTCAACGGCCACAACAAACAGTTCAAACACCAAAAGCAGTACCATCACCCTCGCCAAAAGTATCATCAAAACAAACAAAAACAAATGGGGAGAATGTAACTGCTCCAATGCCAGGAACTATTAATAAAATACTAGTGAAATCAGGGGATACTGTAAAAAAAGGAGATGTCATATTAATTTTAGAAGCTATGAAAATGGAAAATGAAATTTTTGCTCCACAAGATGCTACCATTGTTTCTGTTGAGGTAAATGAAGGAGCCTCTGTAAATGCGGGGGATGTATTAGTAACTTTTGAATAA
- a CDS encoding sodium ion-translocating decarboxylase subunit beta, translating into MGILEITLGQIIMLLISFILLYLAIVKKFEPLLLLPISFGMLLTNLPLAGLSAEPIGTYGEDGFQAGGLLYYLYQGVKLGIYPPLIFMGVGAMTDFGPLIANPKSILLGAAAQFGIFFVFIGAILLGFNGAEAAAIGIIGGADGPTAIYLTSKLAPHLLGPIAVAAYSYMALVPIIQPPIMKVLTTKEERSVVMEQLRPVSKKEKIIFPILVTLLVTLILPSAATLVGMLMLGNLLKESGVTDRLSKTAQNELMNIVTIFLGITVGATATAEAFLRVDTLLILGLGLVAFSFGTAMGVIFGKIMYKLTGGKVNPLIGSAGVSAVPMAARVSQVVGQKENPSNFLLMHAMGPNVAGVIGSAVAAGLLLSIFG; encoded by the coding sequence ATGGGTATATTAGAAATTACATTAGGACAAATTATTATGCTATTAATTTCTTTTATACTTTTATACTTAGCAATAGTCAAAAAATTTGAGCCATTGCTTTTGTTACCGATTTCTTTTGGTATGTTATTAACAAACTTACCTTTAGCTGGTTTATCGGCAGAGCCCATAGGAACATATGGAGAAGATGGGTTTCAGGCAGGAGGGCTTTTATATTATCTTTATCAAGGAGTAAAACTTGGAATTTATCCTCCTTTAATATTCATGGGGGTAGGTGCCATGACTGACTTTGGGCCGTTGATTGCTAATCCTAAAAGCATTCTTTTAGGAGCTGCAGCTCAGTTTGGTATTTTCTTTGTATTTATTGGAGCTATTCTTCTTGGATTTAATGGAGCAGAAGCAGCAGCTATTGGAATTATTGGAGGAGCTGATGGTCCTACAGCTATTTATTTAACATCTAAACTAGCGCCCCATCTATTAGGCCCTATTGCAGTAGCAGCGTATTCATATATGGCATTGGTTCCTATCATACAACCACCAATTATGAAAGTGCTGACTACAAAAGAAGAGAGAAGTGTAGTGATGGAACAATTGAGACCAGTATCTAAAAAAGAAAAAATCATTTTCCCTATTTTGGTTACACTATTAGTTACGTTAATTCTTCCATCTGCAGCTACTTTAGTAGGAATGTTGATGTTAGGAAATTTGTTAAAAGAGTCAGGAGTAACCGACCGACTTTCTAAGACGGCACAAAACGAACTGATGAATATTGTTACCATTTTTCTAGGAATAACAGTAGGAGCTACAGCAACTGCAGAAGCATTTTTGAGAGTAGATACTCTTCTCATTTTAGGTTTAGGATTGGTTGCCTTTAGCTTTGGAACTGCTATGGGTGTAATTTTTGGAAAAATTATGTATAAACTAACAGGAGGAAAAGTTAATCCATTAATTGGTTCTGCTGGTGTATCCGCAGTACCTATGGCAGCAAGAGTATCTCAAGTAGTAGGACAAAAAGAAAATCCTTCCAACTTTTTATTAATGCATGCTATGGGACCTAATGTTGCTGGAGTGATTGGTTCCGCTGTTGCCGCAGGGCTTTTGCTGTCTATATTTGGTTAG
- a CDS encoding biotin--[acetyl-CoA-carboxylase] ligase, which produces MKDKIIQILKENSKNPVSGEKLSEYLKVSRTAIWKHINQLRQEGYEIESLPSRGYLLKNTPDVLSSIEIQSGLKTHILGNKIIHFDSIDSTNEKAKEYALQGEKEGLVITAEEQTKGKGRKGRDWISSKGSGIWMSILLRPDIAPCQAPKFTLLAAVAVAKSIQEETGLLVHIKWPNDIILNKKKVCGILTEMNAELDRINYIVVGIGINVNQQENDFSEEIKNKAISLFEVKKSKISRQNLTRRILTNLEKYYLNFVKKEDFSSILKEWKELSCNLEKEVKVVLNGKEIEGIAKDITEDGALLIENREGKLIEICYGDVSVRGIYDYI; this is translated from the coding sequence ATGAAGGATAAGATTATACAAATATTGAAAGAAAATTCTAAAAATCCTGTTTCTGGAGAGAAATTAAGTGAATATTTAAAGGTATCTCGCACTGCTATTTGGAAACACATCAATCAATTAAGGCAAGAGGGATATGAAATTGAATCTTTACCTAGTAGAGGATACCTTTTAAAGAATACGCCAGATGTATTAAGTTCCATAGAGATTCAAAGTGGACTTAAGACGCATATTTTAGGGAATAAAATTATACATTTTGATTCTATAGATTCTACTAATGAGAAAGCAAAAGAATATGCCTTACAAGGAGAAAAAGAAGGACTTGTTATTACGGCAGAAGAACAAACAAAAGGAAAAGGACGTAAAGGAAGAGATTGGATATCTTCTAAGGGGTCAGGAATTTGGATGTCTATTTTATTAAGACCAGATATTGCTCCTTGTCAAGCACCAAAATTTACTTTATTAGCAGCAGTAGCAGTTGCTAAATCTATTCAAGAAGAAACAGGATTATTAGTTCACATAAAATGGCCTAATGATATTATTTTAAACAAGAAAAAGGTATGCGGAATTCTTACAGAGATGAATGCAGAATTAGATCGTATCAATTATATTGTTGTTGGAATTGGAATAAATGTAAATCAACAAGAGAATGATTTTTCAGAGGAAATAAAAAACAAAGCAATTTCGTTATTCGAAGTAAAGAAAAGTAAAATATCTCGTCAGAATTTAACAAGAAGAATTTTAACAAATTTAGAAAAATACTATTTAAATTTTGTTAAAAAAGAAGATTTTTCTTCTATTTTAAAAGAGTGGAAAGAATTATCCTGTAATTTAGAAAAAGAAGTAAAAGTTGTTTTAAATGGGAAAGAGATTGAAGGGATTGCCAAAGATATAACAGAAGATGGAGCACTCTTGATAGAAAATAGAGAAGGTAAGTTAATAGAAATTTGCTATGGAGACGTATCTGTTCGAGGGATTTATGACTATATATAA
- a CDS encoding ECF transporter S component, whose product MQIKTRTITLTGMLAAISIVLGVTPLGLIPVPTVAGRATIMHIPVIVGAILEGPIVGMIVGFIFGLISFITTGSPLIKNPIIAIIPRILIGLFSYYGYKWTKSSIVAAIIGSLTNTIGVMGLAVLFRLTPMVAALGVVFTQGIPEAIVGAIITAVVVKPLKNIYGIKKISGSR is encoded by the coding sequence ATGCAAATAAAAACAAGAACTATTACATTAACAGGAATGCTTGCCGCAATATCCATTGTTTTAGGAGTCACACCTTTAGGATTAATTCCTGTACCAACGGTAGCAGGTAGAGCTACTATTATGCATATACCTGTTATTGTAGGAGCTATTTTAGAGGGTCCAATAGTAGGAATGATAGTAGGATTTATCTTTGGCTTAATTAGTTTTATCACTACAGGATCCCCTTTAATTAAAAATCCTATTATTGCAATTATTCCAAGAATATTAATCGGATTATTTTCCTATTATGGTTATAAATGGACAAAAAGTTCGATTGTGGCAGCAATTATAGGAAGTTTAACCAATACTATTGGGGTAATGGGATTGGCAGTATTATTTAGACTTACTCCAATGGTAGCGGCATTAGGAGTAGTTTTTACTCAGGGGATACCTGAAGCAATTGTAGGTGCTATTATTACTGCTGTTGTGGTAAAACCTTTGAAGAATATTTATGGTATAAAAAAGATAAGTGGTAGCAGGTAG
- a CDS encoding type III pantothenate kinase produces MILVFDVGNTNTVLGIYEGKTLIKSFRISTDSDKTSDEYGMLINNLFQHHGLNLENITAVVISSVVPDLMHSLEHMARKYCRVQPLVVGPGTKTGMNIKYDNPKEVGADRIVNGVAAYEKYGGPIIVVDFGTATTFCSISDKCEYQGGVIAPGIRVSADALFEKAAKLPRIEILKPPYVICKNTVNSMQAGMVYGYAGLVDSIVMRMKTEMGNQNITTVATGGLARLISTESKSIDIVDNTLTLEGLRIIYERNK; encoded by the coding sequence ATGATATTAGTATTTGATGTAGGAAATACCAATACAGTATTAGGAATATATGAAGGAAAAACATTAATAAAGAGTTTTCGAATTTCTACAGATAGTGATAAAACATCTGATGAATATGGTATGCTAATTAATAATTTATTTCAACATCATGGTTTAAATCTTGAAAATATAACAGCAGTAGTCATCTCCTCTGTTGTTCCTGATTTGATGCATTCTTTAGAGCATATGGCTAGAAAATATTGTAGAGTACAACCTTTGGTTGTTGGACCAGGAACAAAAACAGGGATGAATATAAAATATGATAATCCAAAAGAAGTTGGAGCGGATCGGATTGTTAATGGAGTAGCTGCTTATGAAAAATATGGAGGGCCAATCATTGTTGTGGATTTTGGCACAGCAACTACATTTTGCTCTATTTCTGATAAATGTGAATATCAAGGAGGAGTTATTGCACCTGGGATTCGAGTATCTGCAGATGCCTTATTTGAAAAAGCTGCTAAATTGCCTCGAATTGAAATTTTAAAACCTCCTTATGTAATTTGTAAAAATACCGTAAATAGTATGCAAGCAGGAATGGTTTATGGATATGCTGGTTTAGTAGATTCTATTGTTATGAGGATGAAAACGGAAATGGGAAATCAGAATATAACTACTGTTGCTACGGGTGGATTGGCTAGATTAATTTCCACAGAATCGAAGAGTATAGACATTGTAGATAATACACTGACTTTAGAAGGATTAAGAATCATTTATGAAAGAAATAAATGA
- the dusB gene encoding tRNA dihydrouridine synthase DusB, whose protein sequence is MKIGNIFIENPVFLAPMAGVTDLPYRILVKEQGCGLLYTEMISAKGLFYKNEKTTHLMKIEQTEKPIAIQIFGSDPEIMGEVAKKLNNSPFEIIDINMGCPTPKITKNGDGSALMKNPELAGKVIKAVSQASKKPVTVKMRKGWDEPLINAVQLAKIAEKSGAKAVTIHGRTREQFYKGQADWDIIREVKKHVSIPVIGNGDITSPQSAKKMFEYTKCDAIMIGRAAQGNPWIFKRVIHYLKTGQLLPEPTIQEIISTIIRHMQLLVQYKGEKVGIQEMRKHIAWYTKGLKNSTKLRDKINQVQTKGEMEKVLQEYMNTIE, encoded by the coding sequence ATGAAAATAGGAAATATTTTTATTGAAAATCCTGTTTTTTTAGCACCAATGGCAGGAGTAACTGATTTACCTTATCGCATTTTAGTAAAAGAACAGGGATGTGGTCTTTTATATACTGAGATGATAAGTGCAAAGGGATTATTTTATAAAAATGAAAAAACTACACATTTGATGAAAATTGAGCAGACAGAAAAACCTATTGCAATTCAGATATTTGGCTCAGATCCTGAAATCATGGGTGAGGTTGCTAAAAAATTAAACAATAGTCCTTTTGAAATAATAGATATCAATATGGGATGTCCTACTCCTAAAATTACAAAAAATGGAGACGGATCTGCTTTAATGAAAAATCCAGAATTGGCGGGTAAAGTTATTAAAGCGGTAAGTCAAGCAAGTAAAAAACCTGTTACTGTGAAAATGCGTAAAGGATGGGATGAACCTCTAATAAATGCAGTACAACTAGCAAAAATTGCTGAAAAATCAGGAGCAAAAGCTGTGACTATTCATGGAAGGACTCGAGAGCAATTTTATAAAGGGCAAGCTGACTGGGATATTATACGAGAAGTAAAGAAACATGTTTCTATTCCTGTAATTGGAAATGGAGATATTACCTCTCCTCAAAGTGCAAAAAAAATGTTTGAATATACAAAATGCGATGCTATTATGATTGGTAGAGCGGCTCAGGGAAATCCATGGATTTTTAAAAGAGTAATTCATTACCTAAAAACAGGACAACTATTACCTGAGCCTACTATTCAAGAAATTATTTCTACAATCATTCGACATATGCAACTACTGGTTCAATATAAGGGAGAAAAGGTAGGAATTCAAGAAATGAGAAAACATATTGCTTGGTATACTAAAGGATTAAAAAATTCTACAAAACTTCGAGATAAAATAAATCAGGTACAAACAAAGGGAGAGATGGAAAAAGTATTACAAGAATATATGAATACTATAGAATAA